A region of the Helicobacter pylori NQ4053 genome:
CCCTATTCTCTTAGATATGCCTTTTTTTGTATTTTTATTTTAATATCTTTGGGAGTTAGGGTTTTGGAAGTTAAGAAATATTTTCTTTACGCCCTGTTTTTTTTGCTTTTTTCTGGTCTTTTTTTATCCAAACTTCAAGCTTATAAATTCAACATGAGTATTGTTGGAAAGGTGAGTAGCTATACTAAGTTTGGCTTTAACAACCAAAGATACCAACCCTCCAAAGACATTTATCCTACAGGTAGTTACACTTCTTTACTCGGTGAATTGAATTTGAGCATGGGGTTATACAAGGGTTTGAGAGCGGAAGTGGGGGCGATGATGGCAGCGCTCCCCTATGACTCTACCGCTTATCAAGGCAACAATATCCCTAATGGCCAGCCTGGCTCTAGGACGGATCCTTTCGGTGCGGGTATCTTTTGGCAATACATTGGCTGGTATGCAGGGCATAGCGGTTTAAACGTGCAAAAACCTCGTTTGGCTATGGTGCATAACGCTTTTTTGAGCTACAACTACAAGAAAGACAAATTCAGTTTTGGCGTGAAAGGGGGGCGCTATGATGCTGAAGAGTATGACTGGTTCACTTCTTACACTCAAGGGGTTGAAGGTTTTGTCAAATACAAAGACACCAGATTCAGAGTGATGTATTCAGACGCTAGGGCTTCAGCGTCAAGCGACTGGTTTTGGTATTTTGGGCGCTACTATACAAGCGGTAAGGCTTTAATGGTGGCTGATTTAAAATACGAAAAAGACAACCTAAAAATCAACCCTTATTTTTATGCGATCTTTCAAAGAATGTATGCACCAGGCATTAATATCACTTACGACACCAACCCTAATTTTAATAATAAGGGCTTTCGTTTTGTAGGCACTTTCGTGGGGTTTTTCCCCATTTTTGCCACTCCGGCTAATCAAAATGATATTATCCTCTTCCAACAAGTGCCGTTAGGAAAGAGCGGGCAAACTTATTTTTTCCGCACCCGTTTTTACTATAATAAGTGGCAATTTGGGGGTAGTGTCTATAAAAATATCGGTAACGCTAATGGCGATATAGGTATTTATGGCGACCCTTTGGGGTATAACATTTGGACGAATAGTATTTATGACGCAGAAATTAACAATATTGTTGGCGCTGATGTTATTAATGGGTTTTTGTATGTAGGCTCGCAGTATAGGGGGTTTAGTTGGAAAATTTTAGGCCGTTGGACGGATAGCCCAAGGGCTGATGAAAGGAGTCTCGCGCTCTTTTTGAGCTATTTTTCTAATAAGTATAATATTAGAATGGATTTGAAACTAGAATATTATGGCAATATCACCAAAAAAGGCTATTGTATTGGGTATTGTGGCATGTATGTTCCAGTTGATCCTAACGGGCCTGGCACGCAACCTTTAACGCACAACGTGTATTCTGACAGGAGCCATATCATGTTTAACATTACTTATGGTTTTAGGATTTACTAGCCTTTTATCCTTATATTTTTGATTGGCCTTTTTAAAATATTGAAAGGCTTCGCTCCAATCAAATACTAATACTCAAAAAGTTTTATTTAACTTTATTATTCAATATTTAATACACTAGAATAAAACACCACACCCCGCGCAGTTTCTAAACAAGCTAAACGAGTTTAAGAGCGATGTTTTTACCACCCCCAAAGCTAAAGAATACATTGACATAGCGAGCGGTTTTCATAGACTTTTTAAAAACGACGCTAAGATCGCCGAGAGTTTAAAGCCCGCTATTACGAAAAATTTAAGCCAAGGTTTAGCAACCACTTTAAGCGGAGCGTTAAAATACTAATGGACTAAATTCACGCTAGGGACTTTATACAGAAACGCACCGGATCGCATTTTAGGAGTGAAATTACCCAAAGCTTTAAACGAAGCCACCGCAGGCGCGGCTTTAAAGTATCACATTAAACGAGCGCTTGAACGAAGCCACTCTATAAGCGATTTTAGCAAGCAGTTAGAACTAAGCGCTAAAAACGCTAAATTTAGCAACAACACGCTTAAAATCATTGAAGAGCTTAATAACGGCGTCAAACAAGCCAGCGAAGAAATCAAAGAAAAAGCGTTTGATTTTTCTAATCAAAAACTCACTAACGAGCAAATTAAAGAGCTATTAAATAACGCAGAAATCCCTACAAGCGGGAGAGACGCTATCACTTTTGGAGTGAATAACCTAAACCCTGAAATTGTAGAATTTTTACACAAAAACAACAAAAAAATGATTATAGAAAAAGCCTCTAACAAAGAAGTGGGACTTTTACAAAACGCTAACTTTAAACACCCTGAAAACATAAGAGCGAGTTTAGATCATGATGCTATCGCTCACATACTCAAAAGGCATGGCGTTAATTCTGTTAATGTCAAAAATGGAGAAAGCCCTGTTACGAACGAAGATATAGCGAATTATAGGTATATCGTTAATCACGCTGATGCAATTCTTAGGACTATAGACAAATACGATAAAGAAGCTATAACGGCATTTAAACAAGTTAATGGCTATGCGGTAGTGGTAGAACAAGCGATCAATAAGAAAAATGAATTAGTTTTAAAAACGATGTTCAAGAGTAACGGAGATTATAAGAATAATGATGTCTATAAAGAATTTTCAAGCACCTCACTCGACGCTAATGCGAAGGTGCCCCATGGGTTGAGTTCCCATAGTGGTGCTACAGATAATCCTACACCAAAACCGCTAACAGATCAAGAGGATTTATTAAAAAATAGAGAATTAGATAACGAAACCCCACAAAACGCTACAAATTTAAGCCCACTAGAACAAGCCAACGCCGAAAAGTTAGCGAAATTAGAAAGCGAGCAACTACAAAGCGAACAAGAATTTTTAAAAGCTAAAGAGCAAGAAGCAAAGCGTAAAGAAGCGTTAAAAAAGAAATTAGAACACGAGCGAGGCAATGCAGGCAACATTGAAAGCCAGACTAAAATAGAAGTAGGAAAAGATATTCCTACAGAGATCCAAGCGCAGATCCCCAAAAGCCGAGTAAGGTTGAACGAACGAGAGATTTACGACTTAGACTATGCGATCGTGAAAGCTAAAGATTTAAAGCCAAGCTTTACCACAGGCGGAACGCAAAAACGCACCGACATGAACGAAGAACAGATCAAAAGCATCGCTGAGGATTTTGATCCTAAGAAGATATTTGGGAGCGGAGGTTTTGAAGATTTACCGATTATCTTACACGACGGGCAAGTGATCGCAGGCAACCACCGCATCCAAGGCATGTTGAACTTCACGCCGAAAAGCCGTTATATTTACGAGAAAGCGATCAAGGAATACTATCACATAGATTTAAAACCGGACGAATTGTTAGTTAGAGTGCCACACAACCGATTAAACAACACCGAGATCAACAATTTAGCGGCTTCAAGCAATCAAGGAAGATTTAACAGCGAGAGCGATCATGCGCTAGCGGTTTTAAGCCATTATGAAGCCAAGTTAAAAGAATTAGAAACCAAGCTAAACGCTGAGAGCGTCTATCAATTAAAAAACATTGTGGCTAATAACCTTAATTTTGACAAAGCTACTCATCCTAATGTAACCGATAGTAATTTAGCGTTGCTTATGTTTAACATGCCAAGGACCAAGACGCAAGGGATAGAATTACTCAACCGCTGGCAGAAAGAATTTTCAAACGATATTAAAAGCTATGAAAAGGTTAAAAAAATGTTTGTAGATAACGCCGGCAGTTTTCACAATCTCATCCACGATATGAATTTTCCTAAGGTGAGTTTAAACGCTTATTTAAGCGATATTATGGATCGCAGTTTTGCCAATTTAAAAAATTACCAAAGCACGAGCGAGAGCCTGAAAGATTTGAGCGAGAAATTCTATAAAACGAGTTCTTTAGATATGTTTGAAAAGAGCGAACAAAATACGAGCGATATCAGCGAGATTTTAGGAGGAGCAATTGCCCGATTTGCGAGGTTTGATGATCCAAGCAAAGCGTTATTTGAAGCGTTAAAGAGCGATAACATTAAAAAAGGCTTGAAAGAGTTCAAGATCGCAGACGTTACTAAGGACATGTTTAATCCTAAAAGCAAGGAATTTAAGGACATTGACATTTACGACTTCACGCATTACC
Encoded here:
- the hofD gene encoding outer membrane beta-barrel protein HofD — encoded protein: MEVKKYFLYALFFLLFSGLFLSKLQAYKFNMSIVGKVSSYTKFGFNNQRYQPSKDIYPTGSYTSLLGELNLSMGLYKGLRAEVGAMMAALPYDSTAYQGNNIPNGQPGSRTDPFGAGIFWQYIGWYAGHSGLNVQKPRLAMVHNAFLSYNYKKDKFSFGVKGGRYDAEEYDWFTSYTQGVEGFVKYKDTRFRVMYSDARASASSDWFWYFGRYYTSGKALMVADLKYEKDNLKINPYFYAIFQRMYAPGINITYDTNPNFNNKGFRFVGTFVGFFPIFATPANQNDIILFQQVPLGKSGQTYFFRTRFYYNKWQFGGSVYKNIGNANGDIGIYGDPLGYNIWTNSIYDAEINNIVGADVINGFLYVGSQYRGFSWKILGRWTDSPRADERSLALFLSYFSNKYNIRMDLKLEYYGNITKKGYCIGYCGMYVPVDPNGPGTQPLTHNVYSDRSHIMFNITYGFRIY
- a CDS encoding DUF3519 domain-containing protein, with the protein product MKLPKALNEATAGAALKYHIKRALERSHSISDFSKQLELSAKNAKFSNNTLKIIEELNNGVKQASEEIKEKAFDFSNQKLTNEQIKELLNNAEIPTSGRDAITFGVNNLNPEIVEFLHKNNKKMIIEKASNKEVGLLQNANFKHPENIRASLDHDAIAHILKRHGVNSVNVKNGESPVTNEDIANYRYIVNHADAILRTIDKYDKEAITAFKQVNGYAVVVEQAINKKNELVLKTMFKSNGDYKNNDVYKEFSSTSLDANAKVPHGLSSHSGATDNPTPKPLTDQEDLLKNRELDNETPQNATNLSPLEQANAEKLAKLESEQLQSEQEFLKAKEQEAKRKEALKKKLEHERGNAGNIESQTKIEVGKDIPTEIQAQIPKSRVRLNEREIYDLDYAIVKAKDLKPSFTTGGTQKRTDMNEEQIKSIAEDFDPKKIFGSGGFEDLPIILHDGQVIAGNHRIQGMLNFTPKSRYIYEKAIKEYYHIDLKPDELLVRVPHNRLNNTEINNLAASSNQGRFNSESDHALAVLSHYEAKLKELETKLNAESVYQLKNIVANNLNFDKATHPNVTDSNLALLMFNMPRTKTQGIELLNRWQKEFSNDIKSYEKVKKMFVDNAGSFHNLIHDMNFPKVSLNAYLSDIMDRSFANLKNYQSTSESLKDLSEKFYKTSSLDMFEKSEQNTSDISEILGGAIARFARFDDPSKALFEALKSDNIKKGLKEFKIADVTKDMFNPKSKEFKDIDIYDFTHYLLMVNREPNENNPVLNRLIQAVKDMQKESEKGIKEVSKSAKESEIKERAFKVIEDKEAFLKDLNAIKPMQLPKEIDTDSFLNAFNGVSNKENFIKHLKNKPDAKHRLAYLHLVEPTLKEPDITLIFKDQGKEVKKEHIKAFQGDPKTIYYFLVTQDNDSKLITGLKVKPIYIKAEIDKADIIHSFIPQARTLKE